The Dokdonia sp. 4H-3-7-5 genomic interval TTGTGTGAAGTTTGCTAGCTGTAGTATGCTTTCGCGAAAGCGTATATCTAACATAAACGGCTGGCAAACACTGAAATCTGCGCCTAATAACTTGCACGAATCGAATATAACTTGATTGAGAGTGGTGCCGCCAAATTTTACATTAGTAAGGTTACAATCTATGAATGTACATTCTAGAAAGCTTGTATTTGAGACATGAAGATTTTCAAAGTTACAGTCTGTAAATGTGCAATTGTCATACTCACTTTTTTTAAAGGATTGTAAGGTGAAGTCGATGGATTCAAAATCTTGGTCATCATAGAAGTCCGACATATTAATCAATTATGGGAATGAAGATTTCTGCTTTCCAATTACTAGCATCGCCACCCATGTTAGGATTGTTATAGAAAATTTCTGTAGGCCTTGGATCTATTTTTATATTGTTAGTTTTTGCATAATCTATAAGCGCATACCAAGCTCTATCTGATGTGAGATAATTGCCATTGTAGGTAGCTTTAAGAGCTTGTTGACCCTTAGTGTTTCCATATTTTATGTCTGCTACTTGAGGAAGTGAGTCCGAAGGTATTATTGGAAAACCAAACTGATATTTAATGCTATCTGTTTCTCGATTCCAATGGGTGATTTTTATAAATGGCGGGCCATCTAATGTAGCGTTTGACCCAGCCATTGTATTTTGTAGATAGGTGATGTCTCTCATCATGCCTGTTACTTTAAAAGCTTGCAGCCCCTCATATTCTGTATAGGCATAGTGCTTTGCAGGTAATGTAGCCTCGCCATTTATAGTGATAGTTATATCTTTGAGATGTTGCTGTAATGATTCATTATAATCGAGAATGGTCTGTCTAGTGTTTTTTTCAAAGCTAGTTTGTTGCCATA includes:
- a CDS encoding pentapeptide repeat-containing protein yields the protein MSDFYDDQDFESIDFTLQSFKKSEYDNCTFTDCNFENLHVSNTSFLECTFIDCNLTNVKFGGTTLNQVIFDSCKLLGADFSVCQPFMLDIRFRESILQLANFTQLPLKGTSFTSCQVTEVDFTGADLSQATFTGSTLSKTIFDNTDLTKADFIEALDFTIDTTNNNMKGAMFSKDNLEGLVAHLQLNLK
- a CDS encoding GyrI-like domain-containing protein, encoding MKKIIAVLLIGFIAVSGWYLFLKPGDFTAKIKAKGNLGTIEQFTKNWNDNAVTTAFVLEKNNRTQIDQKYIIHDSVHLYMWNIERLNDTVSEIKVHVKDSAHSFQNRLQGLWQQTSFEKNTRQTILDYNESLQQHLKDITITINGEATLPAKHYAYTEYEGLQAFKVTGMMRDITYLQNTMAGSNATLDGPPFIKITHWNRETDSIKYQFGFPIIPSDSLPQVADIKYGNTKGQQALKATYNGNYLTSDRAWYALIDYAKTNNIKIDPRPTEIFYNNPNMGGDASNWKAEIFIPIID